A portion of the Musa acuminata AAA Group cultivar baxijiao chromosome BXJ1-1, Cavendish_Baxijiao_AAA, whole genome shotgun sequence genome contains these proteins:
- the LOC135620165 gene encoding small ribosomal subunit protein uS5w-like — protein sequence MAERGGGDRGGFGRGFGRGFGRGFGRGRGRGDRGRGRRGGGRRDEEEKWVPVTKLGRLVKEGKITSLEQIYLHSLPVKEHQIIDTLLGGRLKDEVMKIMPVQKQTRAGQRTRFKAFVVVGDTDGHVGLGVKCAKEVATAIRGAIILAKLSVIPVRRGYWGNKIGKPHTVPCKVTGKCGSVTVRMVPAPRGAGIVAARVPKKVLQFAGIEDVFTSSRGSTKTLGNFVKATFDCLMKTYGFLTPDFWMETRFSKSPFQEYTDLLAKPTKAILLENTEVVEA from the exons ATGGCTGAGCGCGGCGGTGGCGATCGTGGCGGCTTCGGGCGCGGGTTTGGCCGCGGGTTCGGCCGCGGGTTCGGCCGCGGCCGGGGTCGGGGAGACCGTGGGCGCGGAAGGCGCGGTGGCGGCCGGCGtgatgaggaggagaagtgggTGCCTGTCACCAAGCTCGGCCGCCTCGTGAAGGAGGGTAAGATCACTAGCCTCGAGCAGATCTACCTCCACTCCCTACCCGTGAAGGAGCACCAGATCATCGATACCCTCCTCGGTGGCCGCCTCAAGGATGAGGTCATGAAGATCATGCCGGTCCAGAAGCAGACCCGCGCTGGCCAGCGCACCCGTTTCAAGGCCTTCGTCGTCGTCGGCGACACCGACGGCCACGTCGGCCTCGGCGTGAAGTGCGCGAAGGAGGTAGCCACCGCCATCCGCGGCGCCATCATTTTGGCCAAGCTGTCGGTGATCCCCGTCAGGAGAGGCTACTGGGGGAACAAGATCGGGAAGCCGCACACTGTGCCCTGTAAGGTCACCGGGAAGTGCGGGTCGGTCACCGTCCGAATGGTGCCCGCGCCGAGGGGGGCGGGGATCGTGGCTGCTCGTGTCCCGAAGAAGGTGCTCCAGTTTGCTGGGATCGAGGACGTGTTCACATCGTCTCGTGGTTCGACCAAGACTCTCGGGAACTTTGTGAAG GCTACCTTTGATTGTCTTATGAAGACCTATGGTTTCCTGACACCAGACTTCTGGATGGAGACTCGTTTCAGCAAATCTCCCTTCCAAGAGTACACAGACCTGCTTGCAAAGCCCACAAAGGCTATACTTCTTGAGAATACTGAGGTGGTTGAAGCTTAA
- the LOC135620211 gene encoding protein OBERON 4-like, with protein sequence MKRPGSSSYGDDFDDDDGIGGRMSFKDWPRRNQDPDRSSSSSHRRLSYSKTEGPRKVAPSSSSYGRSLDDDWEPARHTRRRYDHELESLDWRKGHSRYRVGGDRMMQVSSPRVSYGGDLMHRSESFSGLRRDVPKGFRSERDRLRRDGNGSSSWWRSRSSKELSVEEVPKSPSIDSDSVGRRSHATSPDDHRGKVRSKDSSSGLRSTRVEAKTVKTVKPIREGGNSSEMEEGELEPDLVSEAEPVAEPSMGSKTATGVESKNCKDRNPEYNSLPEEVSKEILLSGKMLDIHGNGSLAVKEEGKLTEVIMDTGNTSDEIKNEQCDATKELDESSKLTYPINMSDQVSNDRCDAVKELSESSRDGESSREGEQKTKRTNGNNELEDKFCGKKCAAVNKLVESRRGGEGTTKDSIGDTEVEVKFCGKQEVCKEETLCSQFQGEKLEGNDEEQAIEEAAKEMTSAISPWHEEKLVENKEEAKHNETIVEIEQAVEEEVKEMTSIISPSQEEKLAESKEEAQSSEAKVETEEKHEMGNEQGMETEVNFQERFETAIGLKVEQKEQRGTDLETQPNGAVSLLDQIKEVTCETNHELVTLALMSNRQNRENYKGKGKGLAISLLTKGDLVEDDCAMEGPSGRDLELIFRSDISQADKASSSTLVPHALADEKLKIEPLDLSLALPGGLLDHSSKQSKPKPEIPSCARSIQSFPSSFRTNSDGFETSMSFTSSQPFVHNPSCSLTQNSLDNCEHSVGSHPILQGMDQVSGGLIWQAQASNDSRRKGSSSFFQRVLMNGNSAHDSHHIMNADHQSKSSGLVQQSSLSRQMSLMNSHGSHDMTSQLNKDKKLLAGERSSSIVCRTEQQDSEQLVLNGSCVMEKILSKIVVEPLYLTGRMLQEMTDHSVAYLRESISEMLANTNKRRQLYEFQEELRRRSDMTMDTLINCPQVLLQILVAIKTGLPDFIQGTSNLSSSSLVEIFLNLKCRNLACRSSLPVDDCDCKVCIEKTGFCSACMCCVCSKFDNASNTCSWVGCDVCLHWCHTDCGLRYSHIRNGSSASGEGISEMQFHCVSCHHPSEMFGFFKEVFQTCAKDWKAETLAKELQYVRRIFSTSNDRRGKRLHELVHKMLLNLEKKVNHSEVVIHILTFLSDSESNIGSFLCTPKEPSKNKAGHCNAIACSSKDCLPSVLPEKASLLANSGLVLSMDCDQVGKKARDIELRLEKKPVSDELESLIMFKQAEGKMYQERADDARREVESLKHIAIAKNIKIDEDYDGRLKKLRLGVLEERRRQKFEDLQAAEKAYREFFNMKMRMEVDIKDLLLKMEATKQSLNT encoded by the exons ATGAAGCGGCCGGGATCATCCTCGTACGGGGATGATTTCGACGACGATGACGGTATAGGCGGGAGGATGAGCTTCAAGGACTGGCCGAGGAGGAATCAAGATCCCGAccgctcgtcgtcgtcgtcgcaccGGCGACTCTCCTACTCGAAGACGGAGGGTCCGCGGAAGGTGGCGCCCTCCTCGTCGTCCTATGGTCGGTCGCTCGACGACGACTGGGAACCGGCACGGCACACCCGGAGACGTTATGATCATGAGCTGGAGTCCTTAGATTGGCGGAAGGGCCACAGTCGGTACAGGGTTGGTGGTGATCGAATGATGCAGGTCTCGTCGCCGAGGGTCTCGTATGGGGGCGACCTGATGCACCGTTCAGAGAGCTTCTCGGGGCTGAGAAGGGACGTCCCGAAGGGTTTCAGGTCGGAGAGGGACCGGTTGAGGAGGGACGGGAATGGTAGCTCGTCGTGGTGGAGATCGAGAAGCTCGAAGGAGCTCAGTGTTGAGGAAGTGCCGAAATCGCCGTCGATTGATTCGGATTCAGTGGGGAGACGGAGTCATGCTACGTCGCCAGATGATCATAGAGGGAAAGTGAGGTCCAAGGACTCCTCGAGTGGGCTGCGATCTACAAGAGTCGAGGCAAAGACCGTAAAGACAGTGAAGCCAATCAGAGAAGGTGGCAACAGTAGCGAGATGGAAGAGGGAGAGCTCGAACCGGATCTGGTGTCAGAAGCAGAACCTGTAGCTGAACCTTCCATGGGTAGCAAGACAGCAACTGGAGTGGAATCAAAGAACTGCAAGGACAGAAATCCAGAGTACAATAGTCTTCCTGAAGAAGTATCAAAGGAGATCTTATTAAGTGGAAAGATGTTGGACATTCATGGTAATGGTTCTCTTGCTGTAAAGGAAGAAGGAAAGTTAACAGAAGTCATAATGGACACAGGAAATACTAGTGATGAGATAAAAAATGAACAGTGTGATGCTACGAAGGAGCTCGATGAGAGTAGCAAGTTAACTTATCCAATAAACATGAGTGACCAGGTAAGCAATGACCGATGTGATGCTGTTAAGGAGTTGAGTGAGAGTAGCAGGGATGGTGAGAGTAGCAGGGAAGGAGAGCAAAAAACTAAGCGCACTAATGGGAATAATGAACTGGAGGATAAATTTTGTGGAAAGAAGTGTGCTGCTGTCAACAAGCTGGTTGAGAGTAGGAGGGGAGGTGAAGGAACAACTAAGGATTCTATTGGAGATACCGAGGTGGAAGTTAAATTTTGTGGGAAGCAGGAAGTCTGTAAAGAAGAAACCTTGTGCTCACAGTTTCAAGGGGAAAAACTGGAAGGCAATGATGAAGAGCAGGCAATTGAAGAAGCAGCAAAAGAGATGACATCTGCTATTTCCCCTTGGCATGAAGAGAAGTTAGTGGAGAATAAGGAAGAAGCCAAACATAATGAAACTATAGTTGAAATCGAGCAGGCAGTCGAGGAAGAAGTGAAAGAGATGACGTCTATTATTTCCCCTTCGCAGGAAGAAAAGTTAGCAGAGAGTAAGGAAGAAGCCCAATCCAGTGAAGCTAAAGTTGAAACCGAAGAGAAGCATGAGATGGGTAATGAACAAGGTATGGAAACTGAAGTTAATTTTCAAGAAAGATTTGAAACTGCCATAGGGCTTAAAGTTGAGCAGAAAGAACAAAGAGGTACTGATCTTGAGACTCAACCAAACGGTGCTGTTAGCTTGTTAGATCAAATTAAGGAAGTTACTTGTGAGACTAACCATGAGCTAGTGACGCTGGCGCTTATGAGTAACCGCCAGAACAGGGAGAACTACAAGGGAAAAGGTAAGGGGCTCGCAATTTCTCTCTTAACTAAAGGGGATCTTGTAGAAGATGATTGTGCCATGGAGGGCCCTAGTGGAAGAGACCTCGAGTTGATTTTCAGATCTGACATTAGCCAGGCAGATAAAGCAAGCTCAAGTACGCTTGTCCCCCACGCTCTTGCAGATGAGAAACTCAAAATTGAACCTCTTGATCTCTCTCTTGCTCTGCCAGGTGGTTTATTGGATCATTCTTCAAAACAGTCAAAGCCAAAACCTGAAATCCCAAGCTGTGCTAGGAGCATCCAGTCTTTTCCATCCTCATTCAGAACAAATTCAGATGGATTTGAAACTTCCATGTCATTTACAAGCTCTCAACCCTTCGTTCATAATCCCAGTTGTTCTCTCACTCAAAATTCGTTGGACAATTGTGAGCACTCTGTTGGTAGCCATCCTATATTACAAGGAATGGATCAGGTTTCTGGTGGTCTGATATGGCAGGCTCAGGCTTCAAATGACTCTAGAAGGAAAGGATCTAGCTCTTTCTTCCAAAGGGTACTTATGAATGGTAATTCTgcacatgattcacatcatatcatGAATGCCGATCATCAGTCAAAGTCCAGTGGCTTAGTCCAGCAGTCAAGCCTTTCAAGACAGATGTCCCTGATGAACAGCCATGGTTCTCATGATATGACATCTCAACTTAACAAGGATAAGAAGCTGCTCGCTGGGGAGAGAAGTAGCAGCATTGTGTGTAGGACCGAGCAACAGGATAGCGAGCAGCTTGTACTTAATGGTTCTTGTGTCATGGAGAAAATTCTCTCTAAAATTGTGGTAGAACCTTTATATCTTACTGGAAGAATGCTTCAGGAAATGACAGATCATTCAGTAGCATACTTGAGGGAATCCATTTCGGAGATGCTGGCTAATACAAATAAAAGAAGGCAGCTGTATGAATTTCAGGAGGAGCTTCGAAGGAGGTCTGACATGACGATGGATACATTAATCAACTGTCCTCAAGTCCTACTACAGATCCTGGTGGCAATAAAAACAGGTCTTCCTGATTTTATTCAGGGAACATCTAATTTGTCATCCTCCAGTTTGGTTGAGATCTTCCTGAACTTGAAGTGCAGGAATCTTGCTTGTCGGAGTTCCTTGCCAGTGGATGATTGTGATTGCAAAGTTTGCATAGAGAAAACTGGCTTTTGCAGTGCTtgcatgtgttgtgtgtgttccaAATTTGATAATGCATCAAATACTTGTAGTTGGGTTGGTTGTGATGTATGCCTCCATTGGTGTCACACAGACTGCGGATTACGTTATTCTCATATTAGAAATGGAAGTAGTGCCTCAGGGGAAGGGATTAGTGAGATGCAATTTCACTGTGTTTCTTGTCACCATCCttcggagatgtttggtttttttaaGGAGGTTTTTCAAACCTGCGCCAAGGATTGGAAAGCAGAGACTCTTGCTAAGGAGCTTCAATATGTCAGAAGGATCTTTTCCACCAGTAATGATAGACGGGGTAAAAGATTACATGAATTGGTCCATAAGATGCTGCTGAATCTGGAGAAGAAAGTTAATCATTCTGAAGTTGTTATTCACATTTTGACATTCCTTTCTG ATAGTGAATCTAACATTGGCAGCTTCCTCTGCACACCCAAGGAGCCATCCAAAAATAAGGCTGGCCATTGCAATGCTATAGCTTGCTCAAGCAAAGACTGCTTGCCATCTGTCTTGCCAGAAAAGGCCTCCCTTCTTGCAAATTCAGGTCTTGTTTTAAGCATGGACTGTGACCAGGTTGGTAAGAAAGCTAGGGACATTGAGCTACGTCTTGAGAAGAAACCAGTTAGTGATGAGCTGGAGAGTCTCATAATGTTCAAACAAGCAGAGGGCAAAATGTACCAAGAACGTGCTGATGATGCAAGGAGAGAAGTGGAGAGCCTAAAACACATAGCGATAGCAAAGAATATTAAGATCGATGAAGACTACGATGGTCGACTTAAAAAACTACGACTGGGTGTGTTAGAGGAAAGGCGTAGACAAAAGTTTGAAGATCTACAAGCTGCTGAAAAGGCATACCGGGAGTTTTTCAACATGAAGATGCGGATGGAAGTTGATATCAAAGATCTCTTATTAAAAATGGAAGCTACCAAACAGAGCCTAAATACATGA
- the LOC135620334 gene encoding anaphase-promoting complex subunit 13-like: MAEQQLSMGILIDIVDEEWMRDTLPDDDIPLPPVMVAKTDDAEEAHQESQPVERDVWRDLALENV; the protein is encoded by the exons ATGGCAGAGCAGCAGCTTAGCATGGGCATTCTCATCGACATTGTGGACGAGGAGTGGATGCGTGACACTCTCCCCGACGATG ATATCCCGCTGCCGCCTGTAATGGTCGCCAAGACCGACGACGCTGAAGAAGCGC ATCAGGAAAGTCAACCAGTTGAAAGAGATGTTTGGCGCGACCTTGCCCTGGAAAATGTGTAA
- the LOC135620296 gene encoding uncharacterized protein C24B11.05-like, producing MLHHLQIEESQIPEMSLELYKEYGTTIAGLKALGYKFDNDEFHAYVHGKLPYHTLKPDPLLRNLLLSMPQRKMIFTNADKAHAARVLSRLGLENCFEGIICFETLNPTEKVTTTLRDNVSNTDRANCEGRILCKPSLEAIETAMRIANIDPKKTIFFDDSAKNIAAGKAAGLHTVLVGRSVPVPGADLALESIYNIKEALPEIWQDGKQTKPVIAATAVEETTVLA from the exons atgctgcaccatctccaaatagAAGAAAGCCAAATCCCAGAAATGTCCCTGGAATTGTACAAAGAGTATGGGACAACAATAGCTGGTCTTAAG GCACTGGGTTACAAATTCGACAACGATGAGTTCCATGCATATGTTCATGGAAAATTGCCATACCATACACTGAAACCTGATCCTTTGTTGAGGAATCTGCTTCTTTCAATGCCACAGAGAAAGATG ATCTTCACAAATGCAGACAAAGCTCATGCTGCAAGAGTTCTAAGCAGGCTGGGCCTGGAAAACTGCTTTGAAGGAATCATATGCTTCGAGACACTGAATCCAACTGAAAAGGTCACTACTACTCTCAGAGACAATGTATCAAACACTGATAGGGCCAATTGCGAGGGAAGAATACTCTGCAAGCCATCTTTGGAAGCCATCGAAACCGCCATGAGGATCGCAAACATCGATCCCAAGAAAACA ATATTCTTTGACGACAGCGCAAAAAACATTGCAGCAGGAAAGGCAGCAGGTCTTCATACTGTCCTT GTTGGGAGGTCAGTGCCGGTACCAGGGGCTGATCTTGCACTGGAGAGCATTTACAACATAAAAGAAGCATTGCCTGAGATATGGCAGGATGGAAAGCAGACGAAACCAGTTATTGCGGCCACCGCAGTGGAAGAAACCACAGTCCTTGCATGA